The following coding sequences are from one Treponema parvum window:
- the rplI gene encoding 50S ribosomal protein L9: MKVILNKDVKYLGEEGDVKSVANGYARNYLLPRMLAVPYNEATVAIFEGRKAEIEARKEQKRKDSASLKERLEQTALIAEMPAGANGKLYGAVSALTVAELLHKSGFEIERKRIEIPGVTIKSTGKYHVTIKLYEAQTATVELTVKAQETAQEASPSDKKKEKGRRFSEDARAETETEEASSEPKPEEAKTEPVEEETSESGSEAVSS; the protein is encoded by the coding sequence ATGAAAGTTATTCTTAATAAAGACGTAAAATATCTTGGTGAAGAAGGCGATGTAAAATCGGTAGCTAACGGATATGCCCGTAACTATCTTTTACCTCGTATGCTTGCGGTTCCGTACAATGAAGCGACTGTAGCTATTTTTGAAGGACGCAAGGCTGAAATCGAAGCGCGCAAAGAACAAAAGAGAAAGGATTCCGCAAGTCTCAAAGAAAGACTTGAACAGACCGCTTTGATAGCCGAAATGCCTGCCGGAGCTAACGGAAAACTTTACGGCGCTGTAAGCGCTTTGACCGTCGCAGAGCTTTTGCATAAAAGCGGTTTTGAAATCGAACGCAAGCGCATCGAAATTCCCGGCGTTACGATCAAATCTACCGGCAAGTATCATGTTACGATCAAACTGTATGAAGCGCAGACTGCGACGGTTGAACTGACCGTAAAAGCTCAGGAAACGGCACAAGAAGCGTCTCCGTCCGATAAAAAGAAAGAAAAAGGACGCCGCTTCTCCGAGGATGCCCGCGCAGAGACAGAGACCGAGGAAGCCTCATCTGAGCCCAAGCCTGAAGAGGCAAAGACCGAGCCAGTAGAGGAAGAAACTTCCGAAAGCGGAAGCGAAGCTGTCTCTTCATAA
- the rpsF gene encoding 30S ribosomal protein S6, translating into MRKYELMAVFPVDEEKSKNGAELLRSDLAQFGAEIEKEEPYGDRDLAYEVKKQNRGRYILFSLNINPGKLEEIDRKFHLNANLLKYLFVRIDEKKAR; encoded by the coding sequence ATGAGAAAGTATGAGCTTATGGCTGTCTTCCCGGTAGACGAGGAGAAGTCAAAAAACGGTGCGGAATTGCTTCGCTCCGATTTGGCGCAATTCGGTGCGGAAATCGAAAAAGAAGAACCGTACGGTGATCGTGATTTGGCCTATGAAGTAAAAAAACAAAACCGAGGCCGTTATATTCTGTTTTCATTAAATATAAATCCCGGAAAACTAGAGGAAATTGACAGGAAATTTCATTTGAATGCCAATTTGCTCAAGTATCTTTTTGTTAGGATTGACGAAAAAAAAGCGCGCTGA
- a CDS encoding BglG family transcription antiterminator, with the protein MNIGDSRIISILNVLLDAHDYISSVVIAEKIDASESTFFRLLPQIEKYIQPYDLSLVKLRGKGFMLTGSKNAKETLINDFESKNYSREFSLEEKSFLVLLYLLNEKDTVKIASLARCLNISETGVSKILTELEQNLKKSGCVILRKRGVGTYISGNEIAARQAALNTACLYLNFNEFMSLLYTYIHEPAIPENRLKIYTFTCAVFEYLNEKTHIRRNFDFVEKIETLSSTSFSDIDFVLLFLCVSIMEFRCANGFFVAPRKNDKAHEDDQISAEIKQSCRSLHFLKDKNDYAESETLFFTEILQSTEAAASMFENQKHYGQIAGNFVSFIEASLDGYVTEHKKVAYIVYLQIMHLLKNRRQLFSMQKYTASFAENILNKDNRIQKIVKPAADFLQSRLRVDVSEEEAGVLLSFIAPFFRSNIKKISAVLVCASGIVVSSILKERICKEFPELDLIETVSVRKLTDSYIKEKGIDFIISVIDTVPLSVPAVYISVQLDGSDIQKIKNILKNR; encoded by the coding sequence ATGAATATCGGCGACTCAAGGATAATAAGTATTCTGAACGTACTTCTTGATGCACACGATTATATTTCTTCCGTAGTAATCGCCGAAAAAATCGATGCAAGCGAAAGCACTTTTTTCCGTCTACTGCCGCAAATTGAAAAATATATTCAACCGTATGACCTGTCCCTTGTAAAATTACGCGGCAAGGGATTTATGCTCACGGGAAGTAAGAACGCAAAAGAAACCCTTATCAATGATTTTGAGAGCAAAAACTATTCTCGGGAATTTTCTTTGGAAGAAAAAAGTTTTTTGGTGCTGCTTTATCTTTTGAATGAGAAAGACACGGTTAAAATTGCGTCACTTGCCCGCTGTCTTAATATTTCGGAAACGGGTGTGTCAAAAATACTTACCGAGCTTGAACAAAATCTTAAAAAATCCGGCTGCGTAATTTTACGTAAAAGAGGAGTCGGAACATATATCAGCGGAAATGAAATCGCCGCGCGGCAAGCGGCTTTGAATACGGCTTGTCTTTATCTGAATTTTAATGAATTTATGAGTTTGTTGTACACCTATATTCATGAACCGGCAATCCCCGAAAACAGACTTAAAATCTATACTTTTACGTGCGCCGTGTTTGAATATTTAAACGAAAAAACACATATAAGGCGAAATTTTGATTTTGTGGAAAAAATCGAAACGCTCTCATCAACTTCTTTTTCGGATATAGACTTTGTACTTTTATTTTTATGTGTCAGTATTATGGAGTTTCGTTGCGCCAACGGCTTTTTTGTGGCGCCTCGTAAAAACGATAAAGCCCATGAAGACGATCAGATAAGTGCCGAGATAAAACAAAGCTGCCGTTCTTTACATTTTCTAAAAGACAAAAATGATTATGCCGAAAGCGAAACGCTGTTTTTTACGGAAATTTTACAAAGTACCGAAGCTGCGGCAAGTATGTTTGAAAACCAGAAACACTACGGACAAATTGCCGGAAATTTTGTGTCATTTATAGAAGCGTCTTTGGACGGATACGTTACCGAACATAAAAAGGTAGCCTATATCGTATATTTACAAATAATGCATCTATTAAAAAATCGCCGGCAGCTTTTTTCGATGCAGAAATATACGGCGTCGTTTGCCGAAAATATTTTAAATAAAGACAACCGCATACAAAAAATCGTAAAACCGGCTGCGGATTTTTTACAATCGCGCCTCCGTGTTGATGTTTCCGAAGAAGAAGCAGGAGTTTTGCTGAGTTTTATAGCTCCTTTTTTTAGATCGAACATAAAAAAAATATCGGCCGTTCTGGTATGTGCGTCAGGTATCGTCGTGAGCAGCATTCTTAAAGAACGTATATGCAAGGAATTTCCCGAACTCGACCTTATCGAAACGGTGTCCGTGCGAAAGCTCACCGATTCATATATAAAGGAAAAAGGCATTGATTTTATTATTTCCGTTATAGATACCGTGCCCTTATCGGTGCCCGCCGTTTACATATCCGTTCAGTTGGACGGTTCGGACATACAAAAAATAAAAAATATTCTAAAAAATCGCTAA
- a CDS encoding ankyrin repeat domain-containing protein yields the protein MKIRPLKKNLSFALFFLIALYSCRPLFSSGKRNNIADTVKSGTQREIKKSLMKNIDLVYYKAPGTKNNLLHIALEAGREKDIVALLLKFGVSSSYKNAEGVTPLMYACKHNDPEIVESILDFDRYFSWQKRHFALKKDKNGLTAFDYSADNTEILSLLEKKTKYIYPKPAESKSYSIMPLEEVEPAISDEKAVMDAGAAALAVISAADPSEQETASKNSETEDILTVEDNAENNIEHILPEEEPIAAADAIVVDDNETADFSEKDFADEESGFDDLQDSISSGFSLNNVSVSARSFPVYLFDDFPEEKEYDTKTADRIVNAKITSKADANKADKHGRTQLMKAAADGDTDLMQNLIFSGANVNASDSDGWTAAMWCARYGGDYSSLKLLSENGADLKLKNKYGISALQLASCFSNNEKIVYLLLEGRSPDEQEVKDSFISAICSDRPHAVIDAFLKNKLSINQFYADGKTPLMLAAENCSKNETIAFLLQRGAEKSLRSREGKTAFDYANKNKKLDRDKTYWALSLNGGF from the coding sequence ATGAAAATACGGCCGTTGAAAAAAAATTTGTCATTCGCTCTGTTTTTTTTAATCGCGCTGTATTCGTGCCGGCCTCTGTTTTCATCAGGAAAAAGAAACAATATCGCTGATACGGTAAAGTCCGGCACTCAAAGAGAAATAAAAAAATCATTGATGAAGAATATCGATCTTGTTTATTACAAGGCGCCCGGCACGAAAAACAATCTCTTGCACATCGCTTTGGAAGCCGGTCGTGAAAAAGATATTGTCGCGCTGCTTTTGAAATTCGGAGTTTCTTCATCATACAAAAATGCAGAAGGCGTTACGCCTCTCATGTACGCGTGCAAACACAACGATCCTGAAATTGTAGAATCGATATTGGATTTTGACAGATACTTTTCATGGCAAAAACGGCACTTCGCTTTGAAAAAAGATAAAAACGGTCTTACCGCATTTGATTATTCTGCGGACAATACTGAAATTCTTTCCCTGTTGGAAAAAAAGACAAAATATATTTACCCCAAGCCGGCGGAAAGCAAATCTTATTCCATTATGCCTTTAGAAGAAGTCGAGCCCGCGATCTCGGATGAAAAAGCCGTCATGGACGCAGGAGCGGCTGCGCTCGCCGTAATATCAGCTGCCGATCCGTCTGAGCAAGAAACGGCTTCAAAAAATTCCGAAACGGAAGATATTTTAACCGTCGAAGACAATGCCGAAAACAATATCGAACATATTTTACCGGAGGAGGAACCTATTGCAGCGGCGGACGCCATAGTTGTCGACGACAATGAAACGGCAGATTTCAGTGAAAAAGATTTTGCCGATGAGGAATCAGGGTTTGATGATCTTCAAGATAGCATCTCAAGCGGATTTTCTTTAAATAATGTGTCCGTGTCCGCCCGTTCTTTTCCCGTTTATTTGTTTGACGATTTTCCTGAAGAAAAAGAATACGATACAAAAACGGCCGACAGAATTGTAAACGCAAAAATTACGAGTAAAGCCGACGCAAACAAAGCCGATAAACACGGCCGTACACAGCTTATGAAGGCCGCAGCCGACGGCGACACCGATCTAATGCAAAACCTCATATTTTCCGGCGCAAATGTAAACGCTTCGGACAGCGACGGATGGACTGCGGCGATGTGGTGCGCGCGATACGGCGGCGACTATTCGTCGTTAAAACTTTTATCTGAAAACGGCGCCGATCTTAAGCTTAAAAACAAATACGGCATTTCAGCTCTTCAATTGGCTTCATGTTTTTCAAACAATGAAAAGATAGTTTATCTCTTGCTTGAAGGCAGATCTCCGGACGAACAGGAAGTAAAGGATTCTTTTATTTCGGCTATATGCTCTGACAGGCCTCACGCGGTAATAGACGCTTTTTTAAAAAACAAACTTTCCATAAATCAATTTTACGCAGACGGAAAAACACCTCTCATGCTTGCAGCTGAAAACTGCTCCAAAAATGAAACCATCGCTTTTTTACTCCAAAGAGGCGCCGAAAAAAGTCTGAGATCGAGGGAAGGCAAAACCGCTTTTGACTATGCAAATAAAAATAAAAAACTTGACAGAGATAAAACATACTGGGCTTTAAGTCTGAACGGCGGATTTTAA
- a CDS encoding P83/100 family protein: MKNAFLKIVFLCAVVLINFSMLFALEVNRDEITSTRAETVIFENYTGPHSVIESVQAIKNIGRKLGNSLSNPAVSARIGSGGRYYVIHAVDSNVKEKFDADIFVLEPSASVDHIANLRRIISSYLSSAYNYSESDADTLSVFITVYNAVYRGKIDFFKSKYKDVVTKELTPEKAGLALSYTQWPGMTQIVIPLSDPVSGGLSTVDTSAISDSNVVSSMREESDKGIDVRKNMVEIKEKEAAVAEEKAQAAQKQAVEGQKQLKADQEKLAEQKKEAEKAQKKAEAAPDNKNLRKEAQAAEQKVAQTERKIEEQKQKIEENVQKAETEQKKADTKNSEAVTERETIAKDQQQLINAMAANENVPSAYALRLYNEAKRLSVLVKVNKKTGEIINESPVTVIRNRAIYPAGENFTAIAGENTGNGIVKLVLLDKEKMEITAESQETVAEDSVLVEHNNELYCVLSERNKFYVARYNKELKLLAKSSTAVKSGTPITVDEKTLYVTDESGKIALLSASDLKPVK, from the coding sequence ATGAAAAATGCATTTCTAAAAATTGTTTTTTTATGTGCCGTAGTATTAATAAATTTTTCAATGCTTTTTGCATTGGAAGTCAACAGGGATGAAATCACAAGCACAAGAGCGGAAACGGTCATTTTTGAAAACTATACGGGACCTCATTCCGTAATCGAATCGGTACAAGCGATAAAAAATATAGGAAGAAAACTTGGAAATTCACTGTCCAATCCGGCTGTTTCTGCAAGAATAGGCAGCGGCGGAAGATATTACGTTATCCATGCGGTAGATTCCAACGTAAAAGAAAAATTCGACGCCGATATTTTTGTTCTAGAGCCGTCGGCGTCAGTCGATCATATTGCAAACCTGAGAAGGATAATTTCTTCCTATTTATCCTCCGCATATAATTATTCCGAAAGCGACGCCGATACCTTATCCGTTTTTATTACCGTTTATAACGCAGTTTACCGCGGTAAAATCGATTTTTTCAAAAGCAAATACAAAGATGTCGTAACAAAAGAATTAACGCCTGAAAAAGCCGGTCTTGCGTTGAGCTATACGCAATGGCCGGGGATGACGCAAATCGTAATTCCTCTTTCGGATCCTGTGTCGGGCGGGCTCAGCACGGTTGATACGTCCGCTATAAGCGACTCAAACGTAGTTTCTTCCATGCGCGAAGAAAGCGACAAGGGAATCGATGTGCGTAAAAACATGGTTGAAATAAAAGAAAAAGAAGCCGCCGTGGCCGAAGAAAAAGCTCAAGCTGCGCAAAAACAGGCCGTCGAAGGTCAAAAACAGCTTAAAGCCGATCAGGAAAAATTGGCCGAACAAAAAAAAGAAGCCGAAAAAGCGCAGAAAAAAGCCGAAGCTGCGCCCGACAATAAAAATTTGCGCAAAGAAGCTCAAGCTGCAGAACAAAAAGTGGCGCAAACCGAACGAAAAATTGAAGAGCAAAAACAGAAAATCGAAGAGAATGTACAAAAAGCGGAAACGGAACAAAAAAAAGCCGATACGAAGAATTCTGAAGCCGTAACGGAGAGAGAAACCATTGCAAAAGACCAGCAACAGCTTATAAATGCCATGGCGGCAAATGAAAACGTTCCGTCCGCTTACGCTCTGCGCCTTTACAATGAAGCAAAACGGCTTTCCGTGCTTGTGAAAGTCAATAAAAAGACGGGCGAAATAATAAACGAGTCTCCTGTGACCGTTATTCGAAACAGAGCGATCTATCCTGCAGGAGAAAATTTTACGGCGATAGCCGGCGAAAATACCGGAAACGGAATTGTAAAATTGGTCCTGCTTGATAAAGAAAAAATGGAAATAACCGCCGAAAGTCAGGAAACCGTAGCGGAAGATTCGGTTCTTGTAGAACACAACAATGAACTTTACTGTGTTCTTTCGGAAAGAAATAAATTTTACGTTGCAAGGTACAACAAGGAACTAAAACTTCTTGCAAAATCAAGCACGGCCGTAAAGAGCGGAACGCCTATCACAGTCGACGAAAAAACTCTTTATGTTACCGACGAAAGCGGAAAGATAGCGCTTTTATCCGCTTCCGATCTGAAGCCCGTAAAATAG
- the rpsR gene encoding 30S ribosomal protein S18, which produces MSDEIQNIAMEDVVNEDMNAAVAQDSGRENEGRGHGKGGKTFFHKKVCRFCANKTKIDYKESDALRRYTTERGKILPRRITGTCAKHQRELAVAIKRARSICLLPFVAD; this is translated from the coding sequence ATGTCTGACGAAATACAGAATATCGCTATGGAAGATGTAGTAAATGAAGATATGAACGCCGCTGTGGCTCAGGATTCCGGACGTGAAAACGAAGGACGTGGCCACGGTAAGGGCGGAAAGACTTTTTTTCATAAAAAGGTCTGCCGTTTTTGTGCAAATAAAACAAAGATCGACTACAAAGAATCGGATGCGTTGCGTCGTTATACGACAGAACGAGGCAAGATTCTTCCGCGCCGCATCACAGGCACATGTGCGAAACACCAAAGAGAGCTCGCCGTTGCGATTAAGAGAGCAAGGTCGATTTGTCTTTTGCCGTTTGTAGCCGACTAA
- the dnaB gene encoding replicative DNA helicase: MDKVLKDKIPPHNLEAEQATLGALLLDWGAISDVAVYLKPDNFYSVQNKTIYRAMISMALQNIHGDTLTLINELTKTGELEQAGGTAYIAALTDTVPTSANIDYYAGIVMDAAIRRELILIAGELKASSFDETKNSKHILEEAEKKIFNITERNQTTEINGMKQVVNDTIALIEKRIENKSGYTGIPSGFLHLDSMTSGFQNQELIIIGARPSMGKTAMALSMIQYIAVDKKIPCGFFTLEMSYAQIGQRLLSQVSRVPGGKIRSGMLTLQDLQKIQDAAGLCYQAPLYIVDTPNMQLLDLRAMARRMVINQQVKIIFVDYIGLITTENSAAPVYEQVSEISKSLKALARELNIPIVVLCQLARDAEGNEPNLAQLRGSGSIEQDADVVMFIHRERKKADEAEQQQVLNVKLIIAKQRNGPIGDVELLFLPSVTRFENIAK; this comes from the coding sequence ATGGATAAGGTTTTAAAAGATAAAATTCCTCCTCACAATCTTGAAGCCGAGCAAGCCACATTGGGCGCTCTACTTTTGGATTGGGGCGCAATATCCGATGTTGCGGTATATTTAAAACCTGATAATTTTTATTCCGTTCAAAATAAAACGATTTACCGAGCGATGATTTCCATGGCGCTGCAAAACATCCACGGCGATACGCTGACGTTAATAAATGAACTGACTAAAACCGGCGAACTTGAACAGGCCGGAGGAACGGCTTATATTGCAGCGCTTACCGATACGGTGCCGACAAGCGCAAATATAGATTATTATGCCGGCATAGTGATGGACGCGGCGATCCGCAGAGAACTTATCCTTATAGCGGGGGAATTAAAGGCGTCTTCTTTTGATGAGACAAAAAACAGCAAGCACATTCTTGAAGAGGCTGAAAAGAAGATTTTTAATATCACAGAAAGAAATCAAACTACCGAAATCAACGGTATGAAGCAGGTGGTCAACGATACCATAGCCTTGATTGAAAAACGCATAGAAAATAAAAGCGGCTATACGGGAATCCCCTCAGGATTTTTGCATTTGGACAGCATGACAAGCGGTTTTCAGAATCAGGAGCTTATCATAATAGGCGCGCGCCCTTCGATGGGAAAGACCGCTATGGCTCTTTCAATGATACAGTACATAGCCGTAGATAAAAAAATCCCCTGCGGTTTTTTTACGCTTGAAATGTCCTACGCGCAAATCGGGCAGCGCCTTTTATCTCAAGTATCGCGCGTTCCAGGCGGAAAAATCAGATCAGGAATGCTGACATTGCAGGATCTTCAGAAGATACAGGATGCGGCGGGGCTTTGCTATCAGGCGCCGCTGTACATCGTCGATACGCCGAATATGCAACTTTTAGATCTTCGCGCGATGGCGCGCCGTATGGTTATAAATCAGCAGGTAAAAATAATTTTTGTGGATTATATAGGCCTTATTACTACTGAAAACTCAGCGGCTCCGGTTTACGAGCAGGTTTCGGAAATTTCAAAGTCACTGAAAGCCTTGGCGCGTGAATTGAACATTCCCATAGTTGTCTTGTGTCAGCTTGCCAGGGACGCTGAAGGCAACGAGCCCAATCTTGCCCAGCTAAGAGGTTCGGGGTCTATCGAGCAAGACGCCGACGTCGTAATGTTCATTCACAGAGAACGAAAAAAAGCCGATGAGGCGGAGCAGCAGCAAGTTTTAAATGTGAAGCTGATCATCGCAAAGCAACGAAACGGTCCTATCGGAGATGTAGAACTTTTGTTTTTGCCTTCGGTTACGCGCTTTGAAAACATTGCAAAATAG
- a CDS encoding single-stranded DNA-binding protein, with translation MTDLNHVTIIGRLTRDVGTDERSFGYLPSGQARANVSLAVNRSRKNGDQWVDEVSYFDVTIWGKQAESLKPYLTKGKQIAVEGYLRQDRWEKDGQKNSRVTITATNVQLLGGKTESNQQSGGYVPKFQPKQDTMQDNNMDSFGTDASAFPEDIPF, from the coding sequence ATGACAGATCTTAATCATGTAACCATTATCGGCAGGCTTACGCGTGACGTCGGTACTGATGAGCGTTCTTTCGGATACCTTCCCAGCGGTCAGGCGCGTGCTAACGTCAGCCTTGCCGTAAACCGCAGCCGTAAAAACGGCGATCAATGGGTGGATGAAGTAAGTTATTTTGACGTGACTATATGGGGAAAACAAGCTGAAAGCCTTAAGCCGTATTTGACAAAGGGCAAACAGATTGCCGTTGAAGGTTATCTGCGGCAGGATCGATGGGAAAAAGACGGACAAAAAAACAGCAGAGTAACGATTACTGCTACAAATGTTCAGCTTTTAGGCGGAAAAACGGAATCCAATCAGCAGAGCGGGGGATATGTTCCGAAATTCCAACCCAAACAGGATACTATGCAGGATAACAATATGGATTCATTCGGCACGGATGCAAGTGCTTTTCCCGAGGATATTCCGTTTTAA
- a CDS encoding type II toxin-antitoxin system prevent-host-death family antitoxin: MMIIKPVSDLRNYNVVLQDVADESPVFLTKNGRGCYAVISISDYEKLTAAKTLASELKKGEDSVVEKGWLDTGTVRTLVGL; the protein is encoded by the coding sequence ATTATGATAATAAAACCTGTTTCCGATTTGCGTAATTACAATGTGGTGTTACAAGATGTTGCAGATGAATCACCTGTATTCCTTACAAAAAACGGAAGAGGCTGTTATGCAGTAATCTCAATAAGCGATTATGAAAAATTAACTGCAGCGAAAACCCTTGCCTCGGAATTGAAAAAAGGAGAAGATTCTGTGGTGGAAAAAGGCTGGTTGGATACTGGGACTGTTAGGACGCTGGTTGGACTGTAA
- a CDS encoding type II toxin-antitoxin system MqsA family antitoxin, with translation MKCPICKFGKMKEGFTQVVLTRGSATVIFRNVPAKICDDCGEYYLDEQTAQNIYNRADNCFASGQEVAIMEYKQLISA, from the coding sequence ATGAAATGTCCGATTTGCAAGTTTGGAAAAATGAAAGAAGGTTTTACACAAGTTGTACTTACCCGCGGAAGTGCGACGGTTATTTTCCGTAATGTCCCTGCAAAAATCTGTGACGACTGCGGAGAATATTACCTTGACGAACAGACAGCTCAAAATATTTATAATCGTGCAGATAATTGTTTTGCATCGGGGCAGGAAGTTGCAATTATGGAATATAAGCAGTTAATCTCTGCATAA
- the rsmD gene encoding 16S rRNA (guanine(966)-N(2))-methyltransferase RsmD codes for MRITGGVLKGRIIKCPDGIIRPAMDRMRESVFAVLGNLDGKSFLDLFSGSGTIAIEAVSRGAKKVELCERDRLKIRTVLDNVFITEKEMGVKIQCHFTSVELFVKRCKDKFDYIFLDPPFPYKFHADLIEQIYKRDLLLEGGTVLVHRPEEHHMPDTIAAFKLTDRRVYGRSIVDFYQKSTPEIQGETANGVK; via the coding sequence ATGCGGATCACAGGAGGAGTTTTAAAAGGGCGCATAATAAAGTGTCCTGACGGCATAATACGCCCGGCGATGGACCGCATGAGGGAATCCGTCTTTGCAGTGCTCGGAAATTTGGACGGAAAGTCTTTTCTCGACTTGTTTTCAGGATCGGGAACGATTGCAATAGAAGCTGTTTCACGCGGAGCTAAAAAAGTCGAACTCTGCGAGAGGGACAGATTAAAGATCCGTACGGTTTTGGATAACGTGTTTATAACGGAAAAAGAGATGGGCGTTAAAATTCAATGTCATTTTACGTCCGTGGAACTTTTTGTAAAACGCTGCAAAGATAAATTCGATTATATCTTTTTAGATCCGCCCTTCCCGTACAAATTTCACGCCGACCTTATCGAACAGATATATAAACGGGATCTTTTGCTTGAAGGCGGCACGGTTTTGGTTCACAGGCCGGAAGAACACCATATGCCCGACACTATAGCGGCATTTAAACTTACCGACCGCCGCGTTTACGGCCGGTCAATAGTCGACTTTTATCAAAAATCAACGCCGGAGATTCAGGGCGAAACTGCAAACGGCGTAAAGTAA
- a CDS encoding DUF4258 domain-containing protein, which produces MKYFFSEHVFKRMAERGFSPNMIKDVIKNGVVIKEYPDDTPYPSRLMLGYDGDRPIHVVSSYDQNDDMEYIITVYEPDTQLWTSDFTQRRD; this is translated from the coding sequence GTGAAATATTTCTTTTCAGAACACGTTTTTAAGCGTATGGCAGAACGTGGTTTTTCGCCGAATATGATAAAAGATGTCATAAAAAATGGTGTGGTAATAAAAGAATATCCTGATGATACTCCATACCCAAGCAGGCTTATGCTTGGGTATGATGGTGATAGACCGATTCATGTTGTTTCATCTTATGATCAAAATGATGATATGGAATATATTATCACAGTTTATGAACCTGATACACAACTGTGGACTTCTGATTTCACACAGAGGAGGGATTGA
- a CDS encoding type II toxin-antitoxin system RelE/ParE family toxin has product MFEVKVSPQAAEDLLGIKNYIENELQNPIAAQNTVLKIIETYENLSNFPNSGISVTKYISFPTDYRFVLANNYSIFYRIEKEVVRVVRILYSRKDFVHILFDGQDKNT; this is encoded by the coding sequence ATGTTTGAGGTAAAAGTTTCTCCCCAAGCGGCAGAAGATTTACTTGGAATAAAGAATTATATAGAAAATGAACTTCAAAATCCAATTGCGGCACAAAATACTGTTTTAAAAATTATTGAAACATATGAAAATTTGTCAAATTTTCCTAATTCCGGAATTTCAGTAACAAAATATATTTCATTTCCTACAGATTATAGATTTGTACTTGCAAACAATTATTCAATTTTTTATAGAATCGAAAAAGAAGTAGTACGAGTTGTAAGAATACTATATTCAAGGAAAGATTTTGTTCATATTCTTTTTGATGGACAAGATAAAAACACATAA